One Helianthus annuus cultivar XRQ/B chromosome 12, HanXRQr2.0-SUNRISE, whole genome shotgun sequence genomic region harbors:
- the LOC110893723 gene encoding BTB/POZ domain and ankyrin repeat-containing protein NPR1, whose amino-acid sequence MGSSCFHQLVTGVTPMTYIRTGFSDSTDIISESSGIEPPLLPSDVSALSKLSETLESILLEPDSSFADAKIVVSGGREIPVHRCILSKRSLFFKNKFCEKNCNVKLEMKELASECEIGFDSVMFVLNYLYSGKIKGLPKDVCVCVDDECLHEACRPAVDFMVEVVYAFHVFQIAEMVALWQRRLLDVLDKASVDDILVVLSIANTCGKSCEELYSKCIDILVKSDVDFVTLDKALPEQIVKQIIDSRFDLGLDKPGSDSFPNKHIKRVHRALDSDDVELVTMLLREGHTSLDGSCALHYAVAYADAKTTTELLDLALADVNHKNSRGFTVLHVAAMRKEPSIIVSLLTKGARPSDLTPDGRKALQISKRLTRAVDYYKSNEDDKESTKGRLCIEILEQAERRNPLLGEASASLAMAGDDLRGKLLYLENRVALASLLFPMEAKVAMEIAQVEGTSEFTLESVYSQNLANAQRTVDLNDAPFLIKEEHLARLKALSKTVELGKRFFPRCSEVLNKIIDSERHDEKNTPEERESKKQKYLQAQETLNKAFNEDKEEFEKSYALSSSSSSTSGVVNPQTVPFTFQK is encoded by the exons ATGGGTTCCAGTTGTTTTCACCAATTGGTTACAGGGGTGACTCCGATGACTTATATTCGAACCGGGTTCTCTGATTCAACCGATATTATAAGCGAAAGTAGTGGCATTGAACCCCCTCTTCTTCCATCAGATGTTTCTGCACTCAGTAAACTATCTGAAACCCTAGAATCAATCTTGTTAGAACCGGATAGCTCATTTGCAGATGCTAAAATTGTTGTTTCGGGTGGCCGGGAGATCCCGGTTCACCGGTGTATATTATCGAAAAGGAGCCTCTTTTTTAAGAATAAGTTTTGCGAGAAGAATTGTAATGTGAAGTTGGAGATGAAGGAATTGGCTAGTGAGTGTGAAATCGGGTTCGATTCGGTTATGTTTGTGTTGAATTATTTATATAGTGGGAAGATTAAGGGTTTGCCTAAagatgtttgtgtttgtgttgaTGATGAGTGTTTACATGAAGCGTGTCGGCCCGCGGTTGATTTTATGGTGGAGGTTGTGTatgcttttcatgtttttcaGATTGCAGAAATGGTTGCCCTTTGGCAG AGGCGCTTGCTAGACGTTCTTGATAAGGCATCAGTAGACGACATTCTAGTGGTTCTATCAATCGCAAACACATGTGGGAAATCATGCGAGGAACTTTATTCTAAATGCATTGACATTTTAGTCAAATCCGACGTTGACTTTGTAACACTCGATAAAGCTTTGCCAGAGCAAATAGTCAAACAAATTATCGATTCCCGATTCGACCTCGGTTTGGACAAGCCTGGGAGCGATAGTTTTCCCAACAAACACATAAAACGGGTCCACCGGGCCCTCGATTCTGATGACGTTGAATTAGTCACAATGTTATTACGAGAAGGTCATACTTCATTAGACGGTTCTTGCGCTCTTCATTACGCTGTTGCGTACGCAGATGCTAAAACGACAACCGAATTACTCGATTTAGCACTTGCTGACGTAAATCATAAAAACTCGAGGGGTTTTACCGTACTTCATGTTGCCGCTATGAGAAAAGAGCCGAGTATCATCGTTTCGCTTCTTACGAAAGGGGCCCGACCCTCGGATCTCACCCCTGATGGGAGAAAAGCGCTACAGATTTCGAAGAGGTTGACCAGAGCGGTTGACTATTACAAGTCAAACGAGGATGATAAAGAGTCAACGAAAGGTCGTTTGTGTATTGAGATATTGGAACAAGCCGAAAGAAGAAATCCATTGTTAGGTGAAGCTTCGGCTTCTCTTGCAATGGCCGGAGATGATTTGCGTGGAAAGTTGTTGTATCTTGAAAATAGAG TTGCGCTGGCTAGTCTTTTATTTCCGATGGAAGCTAAGGTTGCAATGGAGATCGCTCAAGTTGAAGGGACGTCTGAATTCACATTAGAAAGTGTATACTCCCAGAATTTGGCTAATGCACAAAGAACCGTTGATTTAAACGATGCACCTTTCTTGATCAAAGAGGAGCATCTGGCTAGGTTAAAAGCACTCTCTAAAACAG TGGAACTCGGGAAACGGTTTTTCCCTCGATGTTCAGAAGTACTAAACAAGATAATCGACTCAGAAAGGCATGATGAGAAAAACACTCCGGAAGAGCGAGAATCAAAGAAGCAAAAGTACTTGCAAGCTCAAGAAACCCTAAACAAAGCTTTCAATGAAGACAAAGAAGAATTCGAAAAATCATACGCCCTCTCTTCGTCGTCGTCGTCAACATCCGGTGTTGTGAATCCACAAACTGTTCCATTTACTTTCCAAAAATAG
- the LOC110893724 gene encoding heat stress transcription factor A-6b — MAGLNQDRGGVDSSKEIMKIHEEPKLGGLRDDVPQFLKKTFEMVDDPTTNLIISWSETKTSFIIRDPKKFTQLLPQRFKHDNFSSFVRQLNAYRFKKINPDQWEFANEFFLKENKDLLRKIKRRTRNQAQNMQEHKETEQQEACVHQTSPSIELELDVLKKDNVALKQEILDMKLQQEMFKKQLEIIQERMLRMEVKQQKLLAFMSKTYTLPVFAKLLQRLKQKPKTGSVEMCKKRKSEQMQSSINADELKRSQQVLNLLELDAGTVFSSNESVNLLEDQRNILDYSSESVILLEKLLENEPMIHDGEQSRKDQTKTYLQEWKELIPRFKELMIHSYDHC; from the exons ATGGCGGGTTTGAATCAAGATCGTGGTGGCGTAGATTCATCGAAAGAGATTATGAAGATTCACGAAGAACCCAAATTAGGAGGGCTTAGAGACGATGTACCTCAGTTTCTAAAGAAAACATTTGAAATGGTGGATGACCCAACAACAAATTTAATCATATCATGGAGTGAAACTAAAACAAGTTTCATTATTCGGGATCCTAAAAAGTTCACTCAGCTTTTGCCACAAAGATTCAAGCACGATAATTTCTCTAGCTTCGTTCGTCAACTCAACGCTTAT AGGTTCAAGAAAATCAATCCGGATCAATGGGAATTCGCAAATGAGTTCTTCCTGAAGGAAAACAAGGACTTGTTGAGAAAGATCAAGAGGAGAACAAGAAACCAGGCACAAAACATGCAAGAACATAAGGAAACCGAACAACAAGAAGCTTGTGTTCATCAAACTAGCCCCTCAATCGAATTAGAACTCGATGTTTTGAAAAAAGATAACGTTGCACTTAAGCAGGAGATCTTGGACATGAAACTACAACAAGAGATGTTCAAAAAACAGTTGGAGATTATTCAAGAACGTATGCTACGAATGGAAGTCAAGCAACAAAAGTTGTTGGCATTCATGTCGAAAACATACACGCTTCCGGTTTTTGCTAAACTTTTGCAGCGGCTTAAGCAAAAACCAAAAACGGGTAGTGTTGAAATGTGCAAAAAACGAAAATCTGAGCAAATGCAAAGCTCGATAAACGCTGACGAACTCAAACGTTCTCAACAAGTGTTGAATTTGTTGGAACTTGACGCGGGGACTGTGTTTTCGTCAAATGAATCTGTAAACTTGCTTGAAGATCAAAGGAACATTCTAGATTACAGTTCAGAAAGCGTTATCTTGCTAGAGAAATTGCTGGAGAATGAACCGATGATACACGATGGTGAACAATCGCGAAAAGATCAAACAAAAACTTATCTCCAAGAATGGAAAGAACTGATTCCAAGGTTCAAGGAGCTTATGATCCATTCATATGATCACTGCTAG
- the LOC110893721 gene encoding 30S ribosomal protein S16-2, chloroplastic/mitochondrial, whose protein sequence is MAVKLRLARLGCRNRPFYRVMAADSRSPRDRKHIEVLGYYNPLPGQDGGKRMGLNFERVKYWLSVGAQPSDPVQRLLFRAGVLPPPPMVAMGRKGGPRDIRPVDPLTGRVMMAEQPTKTTNGLMDV, encoded by the exons ATGGCGGTGAAGCTGAGATTAGCGAGGTTAGGATGCCGGAACAGGCCCTTTTACAGAGTAATGGCAGCAGATAGCAGATCTCCCAGAGACAGAAAACATATTGAAGTTTTGGGTTACTATAACCCTTTACCAG GACAAGATGGCGGTAAACGAATGGGGCTTAACTTCGAACGAGTAAA ATATTGGCTATCAGTTGGTGCACAACCGTCGGATCCTGTTCAACGTCTCTTATTTAGAGCAGGGGtgctaccaccaccaccaatGGTTGCAATGGGCCGGAAAGGCGGGCCCCGTGACATCCGCCCAGTTGACCCGTTAACTGGACGGGTCATGATGGCCGAGCAACCAACCAAAACTACGAACGGATTGATGGATGTTTAA